A single genomic interval of bacterium harbors:
- a CDS encoding carboxyl transferase domain-containing protein: MGERMDKALERLRQIQHRNLLGGGPEQIQRQHDRGKLTARERIQELVDPGTFQELGSCVNTTGVRVDGKVVDAPCDGAVVGTGEINGRPVMVHASDFTVLGGSVGTQTVFKFCKSLEMAASWGIPMVNLLDSSGGRLGYRDVPMAGIDWQFRLQSLYSGVIPQITVLMGPCIAGGAYLPVLCDFLIMSRVSGNLWLGGPRQTAAATSEQIDRSIGGADYHMRLTGTCDLVGEDDKEAISLCRRLLGYLPSSHREEAPRLPPQDDPNREVKELLKLVPEDYDMPYDMHQVIRLLVDEGEILEIKGEYAPQVITCFGRMEGRVVGLVASNPAHRASLLEVNACDKYYRFLQVLEAYGIPMVNILDSPPLVPAEAEEARGLLRHVGKLLDLYATSTIPKITVVFREAYADAGSLIMGGVKSMGTDLVFAWPIARFAVEASQLDHGGLRQIKGLEEDLGQYLSRSREKVDVFDVARSWSAQMVDEIIEPAQTRRKIIQALRITEGKREVLPPRAKSHGVSPT, encoded by the coding sequence ATGGGCGAAAGGATGGACAAGGCCTTAGAAAGGCTAAGGCAGATCCAGCATCGTAATCTCTTGGGTGGAGGACCCGAGCAGATCCAACGCCAGCACGATCGGGGAAAGCTCACGGCGCGGGAGCGTATCCAGGAGCTCGTGGACCCGGGCACCTTCCAGGAGCTGGGCTCATGCGTGAACACCACAGGGGTAAGGGTGGACGGTAAGGTGGTAGATGCACCGTGCGATGGAGCTGTGGTAGGAACCGGGGAGATCAATGGAAGGCCTGTAATGGTGCATGCCAGCGATTTCACTGTGCTGGGAGGCTCGGTGGGCACTCAGACGGTGTTCAAATTCTGTAAATCTCTGGAGATGGCTGCCTCCTGGGGAATCCCCATGGTCAACCTGCTGGATTCCTCAGGGGGCAGACTGGGCTACAGAGATGTGCCCATGGCCGGCATAGACTGGCAGTTTAGGCTCCAGTCGCTTTACTCCGGAGTGATACCGCAAATTACGGTCTTGATGGGCCCATGTATTGCCGGAGGGGCCTATCTGCCCGTGCTTTGCGACTTTCTGATCATGAGCCGCGTGTCAGGGAATCTCTGGCTTGGGGGGCCCAGACAGACCGCAGCAGCCACTTCTGAACAGATCGACCGCAGCATAGGCGGCGCGGACTACCATATGCGCCTCACAGGAACCTGCGACCTGGTGGGGGAAGACGACAAAGAGGCCATATCCCTCTGCAGGAGGTTGCTAGGGTACCTTCCCTCCAGCCACAGGGAGGAAGCTCCACGGCTGCCTCCCCAAGATGATCCCAACCGGGAGGTGAAGGAGCTTTTGAAGCTGGTGCCAGAGGATTACGATATGCCCTATGACATGCACCAAGTCATAAGGCTCCTGGTGGACGAGGGGGAAATCTTGGAGATCAAAGGGGAATACGCTCCCCAGGTGATAACATGTTTTGGCAGGATGGAAGGCCGTGTGGTGGGTCTGGTGGCTAGTAACCCGGCCCACAGGGCCAGCCTCCTGGAGGTGAATGCCTGTGACAAGTATTACAGGTTCCTCCAGGTATTGGAAGCATACGGAATTCCCATGGTAAACATCCTGGACAGCCCTCCCTTGGTTCCTGCAGAGGCAGAGGAGGCCAGGGGATTGCTGAGACATGTGGGCAAGCTGCTAGATCTTTATGCTACCAGCACCATTCCTAAGATCACGGTGGTTTTCAGAGAGGCCTATGCAGATGCAGGCAGTTTGATCATGGGAGGTGTCAAGAGCATGGGCACAGACCTTGTCTTTGCATGGCCCATTGCCAGGTTTGCCGTGGAGGCCTCCCAGCTAGATCATGGTGGGCTTAGGCAGATCAAAGGGCTGGAAGAGGATCTGGGGCAGTACCTTTCACGTTCCAGGGAGAAGGTGGATGTTTTCGATGTGGCCCGTTCCTGGAGCGCTCAAATGGTGGACGAGATCATAGAGCCCGCTCAGACCAGGAGAAAGATAATCCAGGCCTTAAGAATAACAGAAGGCAAGAGGGAGGTCTTGCCCCCTAGGGCAAAAAGCCACGGGGTTTCCCCCACCTAG